TCCGGCATGCGGCACCTCGACGTTCTCGGCGCCGGTCGCGACCTGGCGGATCGTATCGGTGATCTGCGACAGCGGCCGAGCGATCGAGCGGGCGATGATCACCACGCCGGCTGCGACCAGAACCAGCATCAGGCCGCCAAGACCGGTCAGCACGAGCGAGAGCTTGTTGTTCAGCGCCGTTTCCTCGGCGATCTTTCCTGCGCGCTCGACATAGACTTTGGACAGCGCCTCGAGATCCGTGTTGAGCGCCTTGCGCACGGAGCGATTGGCATCGTTGTCGCCCCACTCGCGTCCCGCAGCCGGGCTGATTTCATTGGCGCGGCGGACCAGTTCGGCGCGGAATTCGACGAATTGCTCGATCCGCTTCTTGAACGTTGCGAATTGCTGGGCGTCGTCGGCCTGGACGATCGCCTGCCACTTGTCGACGACCTTCAGGATGTCGGCATTGAACTTGAGCAAGCCGTTGCCGTATTGCTTCACGACGGCGGGGTCTGTCGACATATAGACGCCGCGCGACTCCATGACGACGGCATAGACAAGGCCGTTGACCAGCTGAACGTTGTGAGCGGCGAGATTGGCTGTCTCGATGGCTTTGATGAGCTCCGTGGCTCGCCGCGAGTTGTAGTCGGACAGCCAGGTGATTGCGGCGGTCAATAGCGCAAACAACGCAAAGATTGCGTAGAGCTTGACTGCGATGGATTGGCGCGTGGCCGTCTTCGTTGACGTCGGGCTTGAGGTCATGAGGTGAGATACCGCGAGTTTTTGCTACGACGGAGGAGGCGCTTGATTGTTAATAGTTATGCAAAACCTTCATGGAGAAAGCGTTAAGTGGACACCGTCAGTATTATGCAACCACAGCGTACTTTGCTTGGCGTTTCAATCGATTAGTTGGTGCTCCGCAGCAGGGGAGGGCGTCGGGGCATCCGGTCGACTACGGAGGGCATGCGCCATTTCGAGGCTCCTCGTTCCCCTGCAAATGCATTGCAAACCAGTGGCCGCGCACGCGCGCTCCGCAATTGGTTCGTCGGTCGGAGACAGGCGGGAGCAGTCGTCGCGCTCGACCGATCAATTATCCATCCGATTGGAACTTTGGATCGCCCTTCGCATTCCGCCATCCGTATTGCGATGCATCGGATCAGGTCGCCTCGTCAGGTCGCGTCTGATCATGCCAGGCAGCGTGAGCATCTGGCACGCGGCGGGGACGTCGCGCCTTGCGACAGGAGCGGAAGGCGCGATCGCACTCAACTTTTCCGGAAGGGGTAGCGAAGCCTTATCTTCGGCCGTAAGGTAACCGGTTAGCGGGTTTGTCGCGAGGGGCAGTCGATGAGATTCGAGGGCATCGAAACGGTACGTCGCATTCTCTGTGTGTTTCCGCGCTACACCTCGTCGTTCGGAACCTTCGAGCATGCCTATCCGCTCACCGACGGCATCCAGGCTTTCATGCCGCCGCAGGGGCTGCTGCTGATCGCGGCCTATCTTCCGGGTTCCTGGCAGGTGCGCTTCATCGATGAGAACATCCGCCCGGCGCAGGACGAGGATTTCTCATGGGCCGAAGCGGTGTTCGTCAGCGGCATGCACATCCAGCGTCAGCAGATGAACGACATCTGCCAGCGGGCGCACGCGTTCGACCTGCCGGTCGCGCTCGGCGGCCCCTCGGTCAGCGCCTGTCCGGACTACTACCCGAGCTTCGACTATCTGCATGTCGGCGAGCTCGGTGATGCGACCGACGAGCTGATCGCGCGGCTGGCGCGGGATCCGTCACGGCCTGCGCAGCAGGTCGTGCTGCGGACCAACGAGCGGGTGGCGATGACGGATTTCCCGGTGCCGGCCTACGAGCTCGCCGAGGTGAAGAAGTACTTTCTCGGCAGTATCCAGTATTCCAGCGGCTGCCCCTATCAGTGCGAGTTCTGCGACATCCCCGGCCTCTATGGGCGCAACCCGCGCATCAAGTCGCCGCAGCAGATCATCGCCGAGCTGGACAAGCTCAGGGAATGCGGCGTCACCGGCTCGGTCTATTTTGTCGACGACAACTTCATCGGCAACCGCAAAGCCGCGACGGAGCTGCTGCCGCATCTGATCGAATGGCAGAAGCGCACCGGCTATGTGATGCGGCTCGCCTGCGAGGCCACGCTCAACATCGCCAAGCGGCCCGAGATCCTGGAGAAGATGCGTGAGGCCTATTTCATCACCATCTTCTGCGGCATCGAGACGCCCGATCCGGATGCGCTGACGGCGATGCAGAAAGATCACAACATGATGGTGCCGATCCTGGAGGGGATCAGGACCATCAACAGCTACGGCATGGAGGTCGTCTCCGGTATCATCATGGGGCTGGACACCGACACGCCGCAGACCGCGGACGCGCTGCTGCGGTTCGTCGAGGAGAGCCGGATCCCGCTGCTCACGATCAATCTGCTGCAGGCGCTGCCGAAGACGCCCCTGTGGGACCGCCTCGAGCGCGAGGGTAGGCTGGTCCACGATGACGGTCGCGACTCCAACGTGAAATTCCTGATGCCCTATGACGAGGTGGTCACGGCGTGGCGGCGCTGCATGGAGGTGGCCTATGAGCCGGAGCGGCTGTTCGCGCGCTACAAGCACCAATGCGACACCACCTACGCCAACCGTATCGAGGTGCCGGTCAGCGACGAGATGAAGAGTTGGCCGAACATCAGGCGCGGCCTGGTCATGATGGGCAAGATTTTCTGGAAGGTGGGCGTGCTCGGCGACTACAAGCGGCCGTTCTGGCGCTTTGCCTGGAGCCAGCTCAAGCGAGGCGAGATCGAGAATTTCATCGCCGTGGCGCTGATCGCGCATCACCTCATCATGTTTGCGCGCGCCGCCTCGCGCGGGCATCAGAACGCGTCGAACTACTCGATCCGGCTGCGCGAGGCCGCCCTTCCCGCAGGGTGATGGTCCTCTGTGGAACTGGGGGCGGCGGGTGGTGCTCGCCAGCACCGGCTCGCGGCCTGCCCAGAGCAAGGGACGGCTCGGTCGGATACCGGTCCTTGAGTCGTTCAGGTTTCGAGGCCCCGCGTCCGTCGGGGCCATCCACGCTCTTTTCAAGCACGGCAGAATCGTGGCGTGATCGGAAGCCGTGGCGGCTCGCCGTATTGTGTGGCCGCGCATGGTTGCGGCCGGGGAGTGAACCCTGCTAGATCGCCTCGACGAATTTTCACGTGTTTTCAAGGATTAGCTTGGGCTGCGGGCCACAATGCGGTCATCTCTGCTTCGCTGAGCGGCCTTATTTCTGCCCTATGCGCTCAGGCCCTCAGAATTGGGCCGCACCCCAACCACTGGACACCGCATGCTGGAAGTCAGGCACGACAACGAAGTCCATGTCGAGAAGGTCGAGCACCGGCCGGCCGACAGCATCGCTTTTGGCATCGAACGACTCGGCCTCCTCGCGGTCAAGGCGCCGATCTTCTCCTGCGTCGTCCTGCTCGTCCTCATCGTGGCGGCGGTGTTCGGCATCAAGCGCATCCAGATCGACGATTCGCTCAGCCAGCTGTTTCGCTCCGACAGCAAGGAATTCCACCAGTACGAGGAGGTGACGAAGAAGTTCCCGGCCGAGGAATTCGACGTCCTCGTCGTGGTCGAGGGCAAGACCCTGCTGGCCCGCCAGAACCTCGAGAAGCTTCGTGACTTCGTGACCGACCTGCAACTGGTCGAGGGTACCCGTGGCCTGGTGTCGCTGTTCTCGGCCCGTCAGGCGCCGGCGCCCGGCAAGCTGCCGGCCGCGCTGTTTCCGTCGGATCTGCCGGAGGGCGAGGCCTACGACAAGTTCATCGAAACGGTGAAGTCGAACGAGATCATCCGCGGCAAGCTGTTGTCGGAGGACGGTACGCTCGCCCTGATCGTGCTGTCGCTCGAGCCCAAGGTGGTGGCCTCGAACGATCTCGGGAAGGTGGTGGGCGACATCCGGAAGCTGATGGCGGAGGACCTCGGCGACACCGGCCTGAATGTCCAGCTTTCCGGCGTGCCGGTCATGCAGCTCGAGATCCGCAACGCGGTGGAACGTGACGGGCTGACCTACAACATTCTCGGCATTCTCGCCGGCTGCATCATCGCCATCATCTTCTTCCGCAAGGTCTCCTTCATGATCGCAGCGGCGTTTCCGCCGCTGATCGCGATCATGCTCGCGCTCGGCGCGCTCGGCTGGGCCAATTTCAATCTCAACATGTTCCTGAACGTGATGACGCCGCTCATCATGGTCATCAGCTTCTCCGATTCGATGCAGCTTACCTTCGCCGCCCGCGACCGCCTGATCGCGGGGCAGGACAAGGTGACGGCGTTCAAGAACGCCGTGCTGGTCGTCGGCCCGGCTTGCGTGCTGACCCACGCCACCGCCGGCATTTCCTTCATCGCCCTGCAGTTTTCCGACAGCGACCTGATCCGCAAGTTCGGCGAGGCGGGG
This region of Bradyrhizobium sp. SZCCHNS1050 genomic DNA includes:
- a CDS encoding B12-binding domain-containing radical SAM protein; the encoded protein is MRFEGIETVRRILCVFPRYTSSFGTFEHAYPLTDGIQAFMPPQGLLLIAAYLPGSWQVRFIDENIRPAQDEDFSWAEAVFVSGMHIQRQQMNDICQRAHAFDLPVALGGPSVSACPDYYPSFDYLHVGELGDATDELIARLARDPSRPAQQVVLRTNERVAMTDFPVPAYELAEVKKYFLGSIQYSSGCPYQCEFCDIPGLYGRNPRIKSPQQIIAELDKLRECGVTGSVYFVDDNFIGNRKAATELLPHLIEWQKRTGYVMRLACEATLNIAKRPEILEKMREAYFITIFCGIETPDPDALTAMQKDHNMMVPILEGIRTINSYGMEVVSGIIMGLDTDTPQTADALLRFVEESRIPLLTINLLQALPKTPLWDRLEREGRLVHDDGRDSNVKFLMPYDEVVTAWRRCMEVAYEPERLFARYKHQCDTTYANRIEVPVSDEMKSWPNIRRGLVMMGKIFWKVGVLGDYKRPFWRFAWSQLKRGEIENFIAVALIAHHLIMFARAASRGHQNASNYSIRLREAALPAG